CTTGAACTTGGACTTTTAAAGTTTATCACAGGGAAAAAAGATGACGCCAAAAAAATATTAGGAGATGTTCTTATCCTTGATCCTGAAAATGTTACAGCAAAAGAGTATTTAGAGAAATTAGATTGAAAGATCTGGTATTTGTTTACGGAACATTAAAAAAAGGAAAAAGACTACATCATTATCTTGAAAAATCATACTTTTTTGGAGAAGGGTATATTGAAGGGTATGAGATGTATATGGTTGACTGGTATCCGGCTGTTGTTAAAGGAAAAGGGAAGGTTTACGGAGAGGTTTATGCTGTGGATCAAAAAACACTTAATGTTTTAGATAAGATTGAAGATGAAGGAAGGTTATACAAAAGGATAAAAGAAAATGTGAAAATGGGAGACAAAATTGTAAACTGCTGGGTTTATCTTTATCAAAAAAGCACAAAAAATTTAAAGAAAATAGATACTGGAAGATTTTGATTTTTCACTGTATCTCTATCTTATATTTTTCTTTATAAAGCTCTTTGAACTCCTCAAGCTTTTCCTCATATCCTTTCCTTCCCATAAGAGCGTATGTAAAGTTTTTACCTTCCTCAACAGCAGGCTGGTCAAAAGGATTTATTTTGTATAAGTATCCTGAAAAGCCTGTTGCAAGTTCATAAAGGTATATCATCATGCCCAGATTATACGGATTTATCTGATCAACAGTTAATGTTATGTTTGGGACCTTGCTTTTTATCAGTGCTGCTTTTGTTCCTAAAAGCTCTTTGTTAAGTATCTCATGGAGTGAATGTCCTGTTAGATAGGATATATCCTCAGGAAGATCATCAGGAACTTCGTAATCTGTTTCCATTTTTTCAACCTGTATGAAGGTTATTATTTTGTCCCTTATACCGTCTCTATATAGTTGGATCTGAGAATGTTGGTCAACAGTTCCGATTGCTTTTACAGGTGTTTGACCAAGACCGTCTTTTCCTAAACTTTCAGCCCACAGCTGTCTGTACCAGTCAACAAATGATCCTAACTTTTCTGCATAAGGCATCATAACTGATATAGTTTTTCCCCTTCTCATGTTTGTTATGTAATGCAGAAGGGCTATCAGATAAGCAGGGTTGTGTTCTACATGTTCTTCAACAGAGCATATCAGATCCATCTTTTTAGCACCTGATAGAAGCTGATCAATGTCTATACCAACAACAGCAGCAGGTAAGAGACCTACAGGAGATAATACAGAAAACCTGCCTCCGACTTTAGGAGGAACATCAAACATCTTGATGCCTTCTGATTGTCCGAACTTTCTCAAAAAACCCTTTTCAGGGTCTGTTGTGAAAACA
This DNA window, taken from Persephonella sp., encodes the following:
- a CDS encoding glucose-6-phosphate isomerase produces the protein MLRIDYTNAMAEIIGERDGVLREELLSFRHFVVETHSLIQKEKERKFYFCKLPYQDISEIKKYADQIRQKFDYFVVIGIGGSSLGAKMLFESLTDINYNIEKKPKFFLLENVDPEKFDSVLRQIDIEKTCFNVVTKSGSTVETIANFSIILSILKNRLGDKYTEHLVFTTDPEKGFLRKFGQSEGIKMFDVPPKVGGRFSVLSPVGLLPAAVVGIDIDQLLSGAKKMDLICSVEEHVEHNPAYLIALLHYITNMRRGKTISVMMPYAEKLGSFVDWYRQLWAESLGKDGLGQTPVKAIGTVDQHSQIQLYRDGIRDKIITFIQVEKMETDYEVPDDLPEDISYLTGHSLHEILNKELLGTKAALIKSKVPNITLTVDQINPYNLGMMIYLYELATGFSGYLYKINPFDQPAVEEGKNFTYALMGRKGYEEKLEEFKELYKEKYKIEIQ
- a CDS encoding gamma-glutamylcyclotransferase family protein, with product MKDLVFVYGTLKKGKRLHHYLEKSYFFGEGYIEGYEMYMVDWYPAVVKGKGKVYGEVYAVDQKTLNVLDKIEDEGRLYKRIKENVKMGDKIVNCWVYLYQKSTKNLKKIDTGRF